In the Marinomonas algicola genome, one interval contains:
- a CDS encoding NAD-dependent epimerase/dehydratase family protein, translated as MESLANDFAKDLPLVITRFFNIIGPGQRDVFLVPKLIHHYAEKKHIIPLGNMDVSRDFSDVRDVCSAVERLMSLYSGKYRIAKKTNTMSIYNVSNGRATSLREILSLLTELTQHSPEFIVRSDLLRDNEIMSLWGDNRKLIQDVEYQTQYRLQETLRWMLDSYTLDNDTHN; from the coding sequence ATGGAATCCTTAGCGAACGACTTTGCAAAGGACTTGCCTTTGGTGATAACGCGTTTCTTTAATATTATTGGGCCAGGACAACGCGATGTTTTTTTAGTACCAAAACTCATTCATCACTATGCAGAAAAAAAACACATAATACCTTTGGGGAACATGGATGTGAGTCGTGATTTTAGTGATGTTAGGGATGTTTGCTCTGCTGTGGAACGCCTGATGTCTCTTTATAGTGGAAAATATCGAATTGCTAAAAAAACCAATACCATGTCTATTTATAACGTGTCTAACGGACGCGCAACCTCTCTAAGAGAGATATTAAGCCTACTCACAGAGCTAACTCAGCATTCTCCAGAGTTTATTGTTCGCTCTGATTTGCTCCGAGACAATGAAATTATGTCCTTGTGGGGAGATAATCGTAAGTTGATTCAGGATGTTGAATATCAAACTCAGTACCGTTTGCAAGAGACGCTTAGATGGATGCTGGACAGCTACACATTGGATAACGATACACACAATTAA
- a CDS encoding DUF4214 domain-containing protein — protein sequence MSYNSTQEELNASLEQTYGEVVAKAVSDLVVLPPTDPTGPAPTPVIHVAVTPEDLGTVTRSVNPQGVTETRITTKQEDDVIIIDPAALLGTGPLTIAAEEGSTKGQAFVFNGGQGVDVTFNTVERVIVGTSGSDKFTVNGDKNTTVQGGEGNDTITSSGGNDYLAGGIGSDSIQGGAGNDSVYGGSGADAVMFTGNQADYTVTQTGAQTTVTNKATGDVTQVVNAESLTFADGAVAVEQSADVKALVTLYKQMFSSSAGRKDGQADLDGLQYWADQVDNGLSLGGAVKWMLTSAESGANMAYLDMTVAADRDTAVDLLYTQLLNRDADADGKAYWTGELENGVSLDVVAQAFVESDEFATKTVADADWDFMV from the coding sequence ATGAGCTATAATTCAACTCAAGAAGAGCTAAACGCTTCTTTAGAGCAAACCTACGGTGAGGTAGTTGCCAAGGCGGTCTCCGATTTGGTTGTACTGCCACCTACGGACCCTACAGGCCCGGCACCTACGCCAGTGATACACGTCGCTGTAACGCCTGAAGATTTGGGTACGGTGACAAGATCTGTAAACCCACAAGGTGTTACTGAAACGCGCATCACAACGAAACAAGAAGACGATGTCATCATCATCGATCCTGCTGCTCTCCTAGGCACTGGTCCATTGACCATTGCCGCAGAAGAAGGCTCCACTAAAGGTCAGGCGTTTGTCTTTAATGGTGGTCAAGGTGTTGATGTTACCTTTAATACCGTTGAACGTGTGATCGTTGGTACCTCTGGTTCTGATAAATTCACAGTAAATGGTGATAAGAACACAACAGTACAAGGCGGTGAAGGTAACGACACAATCACATCAAGTGGTGGTAACGATTACCTAGCGGGTGGCATCGGTTCCGATTCTATCCAAGGCGGCGCAGGTAACGATTCGGTATACGGTGGTTCAGGTGCGGATGCGGTGATGTTCACTGGCAACCAAGCAGATTACACTGTGACTCAAACGGGTGCACAAACAACAGTAACAAACAAAGCGACTGGCGATGTAACACAAGTGGTTAACGCTGAATCCCTAACGTTCGCAGATGGCGCCGTTGCGGTTGAGCAAAGTGCTGATGTGAAAGCACTTGTTACTTTGTACAAACAAATGTTCAGCAGCTCGGCAGGTCGTAAAGACGGTCAAGCGGATCTTGATGGTCTTCAATACTGGGCAGACCAAGTAGACAACGGTCTATCTTTGGGTGGCGCAGTGAAATGGATGCTAACAAGTGCGGAAAGTGGCGCAAACATGGCTTACCTAGACATGACTGTTGCAGCTGACCGTGATACAGCAGTTGACTTGCTGTACACGCAATTGCTTAACCGTGATGCGGATGCAGATGGCAAAGCTTACTGGACTGGCGAACTTGAAAACGGCGTGTCTCTAGACGTTGTTGCTCAGGCTTTTGTTGAGTCTGATGAGTTCGCAACGAAGACAGTGGCTGATGCAGACTGGGACTTCATGGTCTAA
- a CDS encoding DUF4214 domain-containing protein, which translates to MSYNTTQEELTSSVVQTYGEGVGQAITNLVASSNPGTPGVSTLSPVVNVATTLLRVGSVDAIVNPQGVEVTRVTTNPENDVIFIDPALFTGITGPVIIAAEEGSTKGQAFIFNGNTGVDVIFNTVERVIVGTSGADKFTVNGDKNTTVQGGEGNDTIASSGGDDYLAGGIGSDSIQGGAGNDSVYGGSGADAVMFTGNQADYTVSQTGAQTTVTNNATGDVTQVVNAESLTFADGAVAVEQSADVKALVTLYKQMFSSSAGRKDGQADLDGLQYWADQVDNGLSLGGAVKWMLTSEESGANMAYLDMTVAADREKAVDLLYTQLLNRDATAEDKAYWTGELENGASLDIVAQAFVESDEFETKSVSETDWDFMV; encoded by the coding sequence ATGAGTTATAATACAACCCAAGAAGAATTAACGTCTTCGGTAGTTCAAACCTACGGTGAGGGAGTGGGGCAGGCGATCACCAATTTGGTGGCGTCTAGTAATCCAGGAACGCCAGGAGTTTCGACACTTTCTCCAGTAGTAAACGTTGCCACAACGCTTCTAAGGGTGGGTTCGGTAGATGCGATAGTAAATCCACAAGGTGTTGAAGTCACGCGTGTTACAACGAACCCAGAAAACGATGTCATCTTCATTGATCCTGCTCTTTTCACCGGCATTACTGGTCCAGTGATCATTGCTGCAGAAGAAGGCTCCACTAAAGGCCAGGCGTTTATCTTTAATGGTAATACTGGTGTTGATGTTATCTTTAATACCGTTGAGCGTGTGATTGTTGGTACCTCTGGTGCGGATAAATTCACAGTGAATGGTGATAAGAACACAACAGTGCAAGGCGGTGAAGGTAACGACACAATCGCATCAAGCGGTGGTGATGACTACCTAGCGGGTGGCATCGGTTCCGATTCTATCCAAGGCGGCGCAGGGAACGATTCGGTATACGGTGGTTCAGGTGCGGATGCGGTGATGTTCACTGGCAACCAAGCGGATTACACTGTGAGTCAAACAGGTGCGCAAACAACCGTAACAAACAATGCGACTGGCGATGTAACGCAAGTGGTTAACGCTGAATCCCTAACATTCGCCGACGGCGCCGTTGCGGTTGAGCAAAGTGCTGACGTGAAAGCCTTGGTAACGCTGTACAAACAAATGTTCAGCAGCTCGGCAGGTCGTAAAGACGGTCAAGCGGATCTTGATGGTCTTCAATACTGGGCAGACCAAGTAGACAACGGTCTATCTTTGGGTGGCGCAGTGAAATGGATGCTAACCAGTGAAGAAAGCGGTGCAAACATGGCTTACCTAGACATGACAGTAGCCGCTGATCGTGAAAAAGCGGTTGACTTACTGTATACGCAACTGCTTAACCGTGATGCGACAGCAGAAGACAAAGCTTACTGGACAGGCGAACTAGAAAACGGTGCTTCTCTAGACATCGTTGCTCAGGCGTTTGTTGAGTCTGATGAGTTTGAAACGAAATCTGTATCTGAAACAGATTGGGACTTCATGGTCTAA
- a CDS encoding NAD-dependent epimerase/dehydratase family protein, producing MVNNKGKVVLVTGATGFLAKHLIPLLRIKGYYVVGVAKRNECDVFMDEYYRLDLMDRALTSERVKQVSPDFVIHLAGISFVNHPTWEDLSAANVDATENLLCALQAHQPDKIQAVLLASSGIVYGENAIGCINESVSQSLKMSMENQSLQWNP from the coding sequence ATGGTTAATAATAAAGGAAAGGTCGTTTTAGTAACGGGTGCAACGGGCTTTTTAGCAAAGCATTTAATTCCTTTATTAAGAATAAAAGGGTATTACGTCGTCGGTGTGGCAAAAAGGAATGAGTGTGATGTGTTTATGGATGAATATTATCGTCTAGATTTAATGGATCGCGCACTAACCTCGGAGCGAGTTAAGCAGGTGTCGCCAGACTTTGTTATTCATTTGGCGGGCATTTCATTTGTAAATCACCCCACATGGGAAGACTTAAGTGCCGCCAATGTGGATGCGACAGAGAATTTATTGTGTGCGTTACAGGCACATCAGCCAGATAAAATACAAGCCGTGTTGCTTGCAAGCAGTGGCATTGTCTACGGGGAGAATGCCATTGGCTGCATCAATGAATCGGTGAGCCAAAGCCTAAAAATGAGTATGGAAAATCAAAGTTTGCAATGGAATCCTTAG
- a CDS encoding ABC transporter ATP-binding protein, with protein sequence MTMKYLLEVKQVGKAYLDYGTEIRRIISWLTGAQPKQKTSILSDINFSMQKGEAVGLVGENGAGKSTLLKLIVGTLKPTAGTISVNGSVAAILELGMGFNNELTGRQNAYHSATLMGQQHDEILKIMPKIEAFAEIGDYFDQPMRVYSSGMQMRVAFSVATAFRPDLLIIDEALSVGDAYFQHKSFDRIRKIQKEGTSLLIVSHDKEAILRLCDRVILLDQGGVVQDGSPDLVMDYYNATLSSRKNSAVEITQLDNGVVQTSSGTGEAKVKQVSMLDSQGQPVGNLLVGQMVTMRIQLDIHEDLPELVVGYMIKDRIGQTIFGTNTHHLQQPLLELVKGQTLEIDATFAANLGAGSYNVSISLHASDTHLDANYHWLDYALVFEVNNAHEPFFIGTNYLMPAINQKIVSKEINHNSNAFEQECTPQKQPINPVAGDAN encoded by the coding sequence ATGACGATGAAATACTTGTTAGAAGTGAAACAGGTGGGCAAAGCCTATTTAGACTACGGTACAGAAATAAGGCGGATTATTAGCTGGTTAACGGGCGCTCAGCCAAAGCAAAAAACGTCTATTTTAAGTGACATTAATTTCTCTATGCAAAAAGGTGAGGCCGTTGGCTTGGTCGGAGAAAATGGCGCAGGTAAAAGCACCTTATTAAAGCTGATTGTCGGTACATTAAAGCCAACCGCTGGTACCATTTCTGTCAATGGCAGTGTTGCTGCTATCCTTGAGTTAGGCATGGGCTTTAATAATGAATTAACAGGACGTCAAAATGCGTACCACTCTGCCACCTTAATGGGTCAGCAGCATGATGAAATTTTAAAAATCATGCCAAAAATTGAAGCCTTTGCCGAGATTGGGGATTATTTTGATCAACCTATGAGGGTGTATTCCAGTGGTATGCAAATGCGCGTGGCTTTTTCTGTAGCAACGGCGTTCCGCCCAGATTTATTAATTATTGACGAAGCATTATCCGTAGGTGATGCCTATTTTCAGCATAAAAGCTTCGACCGTATTCGAAAAATCCAAAAAGAAGGCACCTCTTTGTTAATTGTGTCACACGATAAAGAGGCCATACTTCGCTTATGCGATCGTGTCATTTTGCTTGACCAAGGGGGTGTGGTTCAAGACGGATCGCCAGATCTAGTAATGGATTATTACAATGCAACGTTATCCAGTAGAAAAAATAGCGCAGTAGAAATAACGCAGCTTGATAATGGGGTGGTACAAACCAGTTCTGGTACCGGTGAAGCGAAAGTGAAGCAAGTGTCCATGCTAGACAGTCAAGGGCAACCAGTAGGCAACCTCTTAGTTGGTCAGATGGTTACCATGAGAATTCAGCTTGATATACATGAAGACCTACCTGAATTAGTGGTAGGGTATATGATCAAGGATCGTATTGGTCAGACAATTTTTGGTACCAATACGCATCATTTACAGCAACCTTTGCTTGAACTCGTTAAAGGACAGACGCTGGAAATTGACGCCACCTTTGCCGCGAATTTAGGAGCGGGAAGCTATAATGTATCGATCTCTCTACATGCAAGTGACACGCATTTAGACGCCAATTATCATTGGCTAGATTATGCGCTTGTGTTTGAAGTAAATAATGCGCACGAGCCTTTTTTTATTGGAACCAATTATTTAATGCCAGCTATTAATCAAAAGATTGTGTCTAAAGAAATAAATCATAATTCAAACGCTTTTGAACAAGAATGCACCCCGCAAAAACAACCCATTAATCCTGTGGCTGGAGACGCAAACTAA
- a CDS encoding glycosyltransferase family 4 protein — translation MPLLKQSRLVLGLITQTVRKAMVALIRKLMGIPWLRVFALKILNHLPFVKHRLQRLLASVPQNITPIKRDPGNAEDYQNLLAVTPCPVRSHYDDLQVTPERLERVERDIQKVVLTGHFNGSYSLASVNRHIINRCLLETPSVDWRIQPYEGEMAPKVFDTPKGIDEVERLNRRLNKPIHSTVSDGAEVSIYHHYPLITPKKEDKTSIALFFWEESKVAQAIIDQLNEQYDGVLVTTWFVKKALIDSGCVLPIEVTPLPLEAYPQVSEALDTAAKEGDTFTSVADELPQVGKDKVTFLHVSSCFPRKGVDLLLEAFDQAAAEDETLYLVIKTFPNPHNQIKSWLQQYVRPHLQARIQIIEQDMSAAEMALLYQQADAVVLPTRGEGLNLPAIEAGVYKKALIVTGYGAHMDFVDEENAYLLDFRFANADTHVNDGRSVWTEVSVPKLANTLQLVAEKIKVSDVSLQEKAHNLHQSVQTVFFEKNATQKLLLSIWNIQQFQKIKINKVDQKRACNLQVDLFSTWGEECGIAEYSHSLIAGLSPNSAKICIHHPLKRRFIENELDGRLSFVDSWVYGGDGPDLLSQDIRGDVIWLQHHFAFYGLTQKVANGIAYQRQQGKLVYITLHTTRPLLSYDNNSLQSAVTCLSLFDRILVHAVDDLNTLKRLGLTDNVLLMPHGVKAPMSPIKNSQTTSRHMPYSPSEDFIVGSFGFLLPHKGVDILIKGFSMALDRHSIPEHSRLRLVNAVRPDGTSFYEKERCESLIKQLGLQEKVDWYTDFLPINDCESLLSECNVLILPYQFTLESCSGAVRNAIISCEHVATTPAPIFDEVREVTHSLAGYGAEPIHHFLKEFAERASSNAFDALLIERGKWLQQHSWPIIANRHTSLFTAGMVEKQLNSMKNEIMNLVEEKTL, via the coding sequence ATGCCGTTATTAAAACAAAGTCGTCTTGTTTTAGGTCTGATCACACAAACGGTTAGGAAAGCAATGGTTGCTTTAATTAGAAAACTGATGGGGATCCCTTGGTTACGAGTCTTTGCCTTAAAAATCTTAAATCACTTACCTTTTGTAAAGCACAGGTTACAGCGTTTACTGGCTTCTGTGCCGCAAAATATTACGCCTATTAAAAGAGACCCTGGAAACGCAGAAGATTATCAAAATCTATTAGCTGTAACCCCCTGTCCAGTGCGTTCACACTATGACGACTTACAGGTTACGCCTGAGCGGTTAGAGCGAGTTGAGCGAGACATTCAAAAGGTTGTCTTAACTGGCCACTTTAATGGCAGTTACAGCTTGGCTTCAGTAAACCGTCATATAATTAATCGCTGTTTGCTAGAGACCCCTTCTGTAGATTGGCGCATTCAACCTTATGAAGGGGAGATGGCGCCAAAGGTGTTTGATACGCCAAAAGGGATAGATGAAGTAGAGCGGTTAAATCGACGTTTAAATAAGCCAATTCATAGTACGGTTAGCGACGGTGCTGAGGTATCAATTTATCATCATTATCCACTTATAACGCCGAAAAAAGAGGATAAAACCTCGATTGCCTTGTTTTTTTGGGAAGAATCAAAGGTGGCTCAAGCCATTATTGATCAATTGAATGAGCAATATGATGGTGTTCTAGTGACCACTTGGTTTGTCAAAAAAGCCCTGATTGATAGTGGTTGTGTTCTGCCAATTGAAGTGACACCTTTGCCTTTAGAGGCTTACCCTCAAGTATCTGAGGCTTTGGATACGGCAGCGAAAGAAGGCGATACCTTCACCAGCGTTGCAGATGAATTGCCGCAAGTGGGTAAGGATAAGGTGACGTTTCTACATGTCTCGTCATGTTTTCCAAGAAAAGGAGTGGATTTACTATTAGAGGCTTTTGATCAAGCGGCGGCAGAAGATGAAACGCTTTATTTAGTCATCAAAACATTTCCCAACCCTCATAATCAAATCAAAAGCTGGTTGCAGCAGTATGTTCGTCCTCATTTACAAGCGCGGATCCAGATCATTGAGCAAGATATGAGTGCAGCCGAAATGGCGCTTTTGTATCAACAGGCGGATGCGGTGGTGTTGCCAACGAGAGGAGAAGGATTAAATTTACCGGCAATCGAAGCGGGGGTGTATAAAAAAGCCTTAATTGTTACTGGATATGGCGCTCACATGGATTTTGTGGATGAAGAGAATGCCTATCTGTTGGATTTTCGTTTTGCTAATGCAGATACCCACGTTAACGATGGTCGTTCGGTCTGGACGGAAGTCAGTGTTCCTAAGTTGGCGAACACCTTGCAATTGGTGGCTGAAAAGATAAAAGTGAGTGATGTTTCTTTGCAGGAAAAAGCGCATAACTTACACCAAAGTGTGCAAACGGTCTTTTTTGAAAAGAATGCCACCCAAAAGCTCTTATTATCTATCTGGAATATTCAGCAATTTCAAAAAATAAAGATAAACAAGGTGGATCAAAAAAGAGCCTGTAATTTGCAGGTGGATTTGTTTTCAACTTGGGGAGAAGAGTGTGGAATCGCGGAGTATAGTCACTCTCTTATAGCAGGGTTGTCTCCTAATAGTGCAAAAATCTGTATCCATCATCCTTTGAAAAGGCGCTTTATTGAAAATGAATTGGATGGACGGTTATCTTTTGTCGACAGTTGGGTCTATGGTGGTGATGGTCCTGACTTATTAAGTCAAGACATTAGAGGTGACGTGATTTGGTTGCAGCACCATTTCGCTTTTTATGGTTTGACTCAAAAGGTGGCGAATGGCATTGCCTATCAGCGGCAGCAAGGGAAGTTGGTCTATATCACATTGCACACAACGCGACCGTTACTGTCTTATGATAACAACAGCCTGCAGTCAGCGGTAACCTGCTTAAGCTTATTTGACAGAATATTGGTGCACGCGGTTGATGATTTAAATACCCTAAAACGTCTTGGTTTAACCGATAACGTGCTATTGATGCCTCATGGTGTGAAAGCGCCTATGTCTCCAATAAAAAATAGCCAGACAACAAGCCGTCACATGCCATATTCCCCTTCTGAGGATTTTATTGTGGGGAGTTTTGGTTTCTTACTGCCGCATAAAGGGGTAGACATTTTAATCAAAGGCTTTTCAATGGCACTGGATCGACACTCTATTCCTGAGCACAGTCGGTTGCGTCTTGTGAATGCTGTTCGTCCTGATGGCACATCTTTTTATGAAAAAGAACGCTGTGAAAGCTTGATAAAGCAATTGGGGCTGCAGGAAAAAGTGGACTGGTACACCGACTTCTTACCGATCAATGACTGTGAATCGTTATTGTCTGAATGCAATGTCTTGATTTTGCCTTATCAGTTCACGTTAGAGTCATGCAGTGGCGCAGTACGTAATGCCATAATCAGTTGCGAGCATGTAGCAACGACCCCGGCACCAATATTTGATGAGGTTAGAGAGGTGACGCATTCACTTGCCGGTTATGGTGCGGAACCCATTCATCATTTTTTAAAAGAGTTTGCTGAGCGAGCTTCCTCCAATGCGTTTGATGCCTTATTAATTGAACGTGGAAAATGGCTGCAACAACACAGCTGGCCAATAATAGCGAATCGGCACACGTCTTTATTTACGGCAGGGATGGTAGAGAAACAATTGAATAGCATGAAAAATGAAATAATGAATTTAGTGGAAGAAAAAACACTATGA
- the gmd gene encoding GDP-mannose 4,6-dehydratase, which yields MKAIVTGITGQDGAYLAQYLLDLGYQVYGTYRRSSSVNFWRMQELGILDHPKLKLVEYDLTDPSASMRLIQQIKPREVYNLAAQSYVGVSFDQPIATLDITGKGAVHLLEAIRIVDPSVRFYQASTSEMFGKVVQVPQTEETPFYPRSPYGIAKLYAHWMTVNYQESYGVFASSGILFNHESPLRGKEFVTRKITDAVARIALGEQECIQLGNLDAKRDWGFAKEYVQGMWQMLQQSTPDNYVLATGRTVTVRDFATLAFQSIGVDLEWRGKDEQEKAYDKKSGALRVEINPDYYRPAEVELLIGDPTKALKDLGWQAKTDLETLCRIMVEADLQRVKVGASF from the coding sequence ATGAAGGCAATAGTAACGGGAATAACCGGACAAGATGGGGCCTATTTGGCACAGTATTTATTGGATCTAGGGTATCAAGTATACGGAACGTATCGGCGTAGCAGTTCGGTTAATTTCTGGCGAATGCAAGAGCTGGGTATATTGGATCATCCTAAATTAAAACTGGTGGAATACGATTTAACAGACCCATCGGCCAGCATGCGTTTGATTCAGCAAATCAAACCAAGAGAAGTATACAATCTAGCCGCACAAAGTTACGTCGGTGTTTCTTTCGATCAACCAATTGCAACGCTCGACATTACGGGAAAAGGCGCGGTTCATTTATTAGAGGCCATTCGTATTGTGGACCCAAGTGTGCGTTTTTATCAAGCGTCCACTTCAGAAATGTTTGGTAAGGTAGTGCAAGTCCCTCAGACTGAAGAAACGCCTTTTTACCCACGCAGCCCTTATGGTATTGCTAAGCTGTATGCCCACTGGATGACGGTAAATTATCAAGAATCCTACGGTGTGTTTGCCAGCAGTGGCATACTTTTTAATCATGAGTCTCCTTTGCGCGGAAAAGAGTTTGTTACTCGAAAAATCACCGATGCCGTTGCGAGAATTGCGCTAGGTGAGCAAGAATGCATTCAGTTAGGTAATTTGGATGCGAAGCGAGATTGGGGGTTTGCAAAAGAGTATGTGCAAGGTATGTGGCAAATGTTGCAGCAATCTACTCCAGATAATTATGTATTAGCAACCGGGCGCACTGTGACGGTAAGAGATTTTGCTACTCTGGCATTTCAATCCATTGGTGTGGATCTTGAATGGAGAGGAAAAGATGAGCAGGAAAAAGCGTACGATAAAAAAAGTGGGGCTTTAAGAGTAGAGATCAACCCAGACTATTATCGTCCTGCTGAAGTAGAGTTATTAATTGGTGATCCGACAAAAGCATTAAAGGATCTTGGCTGGCAAGCAAAGACAGACTTAGAAACATTATGTCGTATTATGGTAGAAGCCGATTTGCAGAGAGTAAAAGTAGGGGCGTCATTCTAA
- a CDS encoding glycosyltransferase — MIKLNANDGGTDKIMQVTSDTLKVAIVHDWLVSWSGAEKVLEQMLLIWPHAEVFTMVNAFGDALPKPLVGKILHTSLIQKLPFAKKYYRHYLPLMPFAVEQFDLSKFDLVISSSHAVAKGVITGPDTLHISYCYSPMRYAWDLQHEYLQQSNPNKLSEWLMRYSLHRIRKWDSQSSLRPDHIIAISKYIGRRIDKCYRRSSDVVYPPVATDTVNQHFVPFLEKDGYYIAASRLVPYKRIPLIAEALAVMGNRKLIIIGDGPEKARLETQINQLDEEKKANICYLGYQGDVILYQYLANAQALIFAAEEDFGILPIEAQSVGTPVIAFGRGALTETILDNKTGLFFNEASVESIIEAINRFEAREWDSDACVENAQRFSEQTFIDNLLEKMATRWNAFNNARS, encoded by the coding sequence ATGATAAAACTTAATGCCAACGATGGCGGTACGGACAAAATAATGCAGGTAACCTCAGATACCTTAAAAGTGGCCATTGTTCATGACTGGTTAGTCTCTTGGTCGGGCGCGGAAAAAGTCTTAGAACAAATGCTGCTCATTTGGCCCCATGCTGAAGTGTTTACCATGGTCAATGCTTTTGGGGATGCTTTGCCAAAGCCGCTTGTTGGAAAAATCTTACACACGTCTTTGATTCAAAAATTGCCATTCGCAAAAAAATATTACCGTCATTATCTACCATTAATGCCATTTGCGGTGGAACAATTTGATTTATCGAAATTTGATCTGGTTATTTCGTCGAGTCACGCTGTCGCCAAAGGCGTAATTACTGGACCAGATACCCTTCATATTAGTTATTGTTACTCTCCAATGCGTTATGCGTGGGATTTGCAGCATGAGTATTTACAGCAGAGTAACCCGAATAAACTATCTGAATGGCTGATGCGTTATAGCCTGCATCGCATTCGTAAATGGGACAGTCAAAGTAGCTTAAGGCCGGATCATATCATTGCTATTTCTAAGTATATTGGTCGCCGTATTGATAAATGCTATCGCCGCTCTAGTGATGTTGTTTATCCTCCGGTTGCCACAGACACAGTGAATCAGCATTTTGTGCCTTTCTTAGAAAAAGACGGGTATTACATTGCGGCATCTAGATTGGTTCCATATAAACGCATACCGCTTATTGCAGAAGCACTGGCTGTAATGGGAAATCGCAAACTTATAATTATCGGCGATGGTCCAGAAAAAGCACGTTTAGAAACTCAGATAAATCAATTAGATGAAGAGAAAAAGGCTAACATTTGTTATTTAGGTTATCAGGGCGATGTCATTTTGTATCAGTATTTAGCCAATGCTCAGGCGCTGATTTTTGCGGCTGAAGAGGACTTTGGCATACTGCCTATTGAAGCGCAATCGGTAGGAACGCCGGTGATCGCATTTGGTCGAGGTGCGTTAACGGAAACAATTTTAGACAACAAGACAGGCTTATTTTTTAACGAAGCAAGTGTGGAGTCTATTATTGAAGCGATCAATCGATTCGAGGCACGAGAATGGGATAGTGATGCCTGTGTTGAGAATGCTCAACGATTTTCTGAGCAAACCTTTATTGATAACCTATTAGAAAAGATGGCAACTCGTTGGAACGCGTTTAATAACGCGCGTAGTTAA
- a CDS encoding ABC transporter permease yields the protein MLALFKNLWQWRHFIVSSIRNDLTTRFSRSLLGGLWMLIHPLAMVLIYTLILSAVLSSKLPGIDSQFAYAIYLISGMLAWTLFTDIVQRCLGVFIEYSNQIKKINFPKITLPIIVLGTSVIGYSILLVVALIAFALLSHLHWLSLLWLPILTLITLMFALSVGMILGTLNVFIRDLGQLMSIVLQLLFWFTPIVYPAHVVPESIQMLLPLNPLYHIVDGFHQVLAYQSTPDVGSLLVVFFLSVFLSVIGVLLYRRANAEMMDVL from the coding sequence ATGTTAGCGTTATTTAAAAATTTATGGCAATGGCGACACTTTATTGTTTCATCCATCCGCAATGATTTAACCACTCGATTTAGTCGTAGCCTTCTAGGTGGTCTATGGATGTTGATTCACCCCTTGGCGATGGTATTGATTTACACCTTGATCTTGTCGGCGGTCCTCAGTTCTAAGTTACCCGGCATCGACAGTCAATTTGCCTACGCTATTTATTTGATTTCAGGTATGTTGGCTTGGACGCTCTTCACGGATATTGTGCAACGTTGTCTCGGGGTATTTATTGAATACAGCAATCAAATAAAAAAAATCAATTTCCCTAAAATTACGCTGCCAATCATTGTGCTAGGAACCAGTGTAATCGGCTACAGTATACTATTGGTGGTTGCGTTAATTGCCTTTGCTTTATTGTCTCATTTGCATTGGTTGAGCCTGCTTTGGTTGCCTATACTTACCCTTATTACCTTAATGTTTGCTTTGAGTGTTGGTATGATATTAGGTACATTAAATGTCTTTATAAGGGACTTAGGGCAACTAATGAGTATTGTTTTACAGTTGCTGTTTTGGTTTACCCCCATTGTTTACCCCGCCCATGTTGTGCCTGAAAGCATTCAAATGTTGCTACCATTGAATCCGCTTTATCATATAGTAGATGGTTTTCATCAAGTACTGGCTTATCAATCAACGCCGGATGTAGGGTCTTTGCTGGTTGTTTTTTTTCTATCCGTTTTTCTGTCTGTGATTGGTGTGTTGCTATACCGCCGTGCAAACGCTGAAATGATGGATGTGTTATGA